A region of the Apium graveolens cultivar Ventura chromosome 6, ASM990537v1, whole genome shotgun sequence genome:
GCTATCATttgcccccactcccttatgcgggtttacccggatgggggagtagaGTAATTACCATTGTGCCGCGACGTCTTTGAAAATTTTTGGGGGTTATTTGATTTGctgcccctaaccccggggtcaaatgggGATGTGACTCCGGGGTTGGCTTGGCTAGTCATTTGACATCAGTTCGAGGTGGGATTCCTTGAAGCACTTAGAAAAAGTTTTGGGGGTTTTTTGATTCCAAGGCCGCCACTTTTTTTTGACATGCTTATTTTGTCCCAGGCACACCATCGTATTCCCTTGCCAGTCGAAACATTTGACTTCCACCAGAACGCGTTCATTAACCTTTCGATTTCTTGGCAAAGAGTCTTTGGAACCATAAAGCATGACATTGTGTATGTAGGAATCATCTGGGCCACATTCCTGATCATGATTGCTTTCCCCGCCCGAGATAGTAATTTTGAGCTCCAACTTTGGATTTTTAGAAACACTCTGTCTTTCAGATATCTGAAGACTGTCTTCTTGGACCTACCTATCAGCGATGGTAAGCCGAGATACTTGCTGTTCCCAATATCATTGAATACTCCCAAGGTTTGTTTGATCTCCATTTGTTTGTCTCTATGGACATTTGCATTGAAGAAAATGGCTGATTTCTGAAAATTGACAGCTTGACCCGAGAATCTTTTATACGAGCTCAGAATCTCTTGAATTGCCTTTGTTTCTAGAGTTGTAGCTTTGAAGAAAAGGAAGCTATCATCAGCAAAAAGAAGATGGGTGATTGCCGGGGCTGAACGATTTATGCGACATCCAGATATTGAGCCATTTTCTGAAGCTGATTTAAGAGAGAGTGATAGGCCTTCCACACAGAGTAAAAACAAATATTGGCATCTTGGAATTCGACACATTCTGAAAAAAACTATTTGCTCATCATTTTTGGGAATGAAGTTGCCTGATGGATTTTGTTCTAATATTAGGAGCTTGGTATCGATGGAAACTCTCCGACTTACCAGAATGAAATCCCATGACTGCCATATGATTTTGCATCACCTACTCCCAATTACAATTCGATCGTCACTGCATAAAAAGGTCAGGGACACCGTTATTAGATTTTGTCTGTTCTTTAAGGCTATTTGTAGCAAAGTTATTGAAGCCGATAAATTGGAAAAAATGCAGTCTCAACTAATTATAACAATATGCCAACTTGAAAATATTTCCCCCCTTCCTTGTTTGACATAATGATTCACCTTTCGATTCATCTTGTGCGAGAGGTTGAGCTATGCCGACCAATTTTCCTTAGGTGGATGTATCCGTTCGAAAGGTACATGAAAATATTTAAAGGATATGTAAGGAACAGGGCTCGCGCGGAGGGTTGTATTGCTGAGGCATATATTGCTGAGGAGGCAGTTGAGTGTTTGGTTAACTTTGAGGAATCGACTGTCAGAGTTCCAGAAAATGGCAGACGTACAAAGGATGCAATATGCAGACCACTATCTGGTGCAACAATGATCACCCCGAGCACCAAAGATTTGCACCTTGCACATTTGTGTGTCCTACAAAATAGTACGGATGTTGTGCCATATTTTGAGTAAGTATTTTTATTATCCTTCGTGCGCAGTTTAGTTATAACCATACCTATATCATAATTCTTTATATCTGCCATTTTAATTGTAGGGAACACTTTTCATTTTTGATGGACCAATTTCCGGAACGTGGAAATGACGAAATCTGGCTAAAGAATAAGCAAAATGAAACTTTCCCAAAATGGTTTAAAGAAAAGGTTTTACGTTTGCTTAATTGTTAATATTCAGTCATTTACCTCCATTGTTATTATTGGAAACCTTGCAAATTATGTGTAATTTAATTTTTCATAGATTGCATCAAATTTACTAGATGGAGAGGAGGTACCGCAACATATAAGGTGGGTCGCAGACGGGCCTAATAACGATGTGCCTACATTCAGTGGCTACAAGGTGCATGGGGTTACATTTAGCACCAAGTCTCGTGATGATACGCGTCAAGTTCAGTGTAGTGGAGTGTGTGTAGATGCTGATACAATGGTTGTGCAGGGTACGGACAAAAATATTCAGCATACATCACATACATACTACGGTGTTATAAATTTTATATGGGAGTTGGACTATAACATCTTTAGGATCCCTCTTTTTCTCTGTAAGTGGGTGGATATGAACAGAGGAATCAAGGTCGATGAATTAGGATATACATTAGTTAATTTAAATAGGCCTGGTTTTTTTTGTATAATCATTTTGTATTTATGATTGTATTAAGAATATATAATAGGAAAGAGTTACCTCTTACCCACTgtatacactacaagaaaacaggacAAAACCGACCGTAAAAAACGGTCGGTGAAGAGGCAAAACGGTCAGTTAAAATAGTCATAACTGACCACAGGGCATGGTCGATTTTAGCCTGGTCGGTTATGACTTTTGGTCGGGTTTAACCCTCATAACCGACCAACATAGTGGTCGGTTAAGTGCCTGGACATTTTATTCAGATGTGGGGTCACAGTGTACACGTGGcaacacgtgtgcacacgtgttgccatgtcactgagtcataaccgaccgaaggtggtcggttatgtctatttttaaaaagttgactggaactcataaccgaccgtggtcaaagtgtgcacatcggtCGGTTTTATTTCAAAAGCTAACTCaaatgtcataaccgaccgtcctaaaaccgaccaccctctaaaggagacggtcggttttatgaagaaggtggtcggttatgtccaTTGACGGTCGATTTTCTGGGATCTGTAATGGGCAAAAGTGGTCATAACCGACCGTAAGTGGTCGATTATGTCTATTTTAAAAAGTTGACTggaactcataaccgaccgtggtcaaagtgtgcacatTGGTCGGTTTTATTTCAAAAGCTAACTTAAATATCATAACCGACCGTCCTAAAACCGACCACTTTCTAAAGGAGACAGTCGGTTTTATGTagaaggtggtcggttatgtcccttgacggtcggttttctgggttttgtaatggtcaaaagtggtcggttatgcctgttttcggtcggttttaaggtctgattttaaaaaaaattacaggTTTTTCTGCAGTCCTTGTATACCAAACCAAATCAATACACAAATCCAATCCAATCACAACCAAACAACAATGACAATCATTAaactatactactcaaaatcattcgCAAAAACTAGTAAATTTCACAATTAAACCATAGTAATTAAATCCAACACAAACATTCACAAACTCCGATAACCAGAGTATTAAACCGTATCATTACATCATTATAATCAATCCTAAATAACCGACAAAGTATCAAACCATCACAACGTACTATATTACATCCGACAAATTAAGTCTTAAAAACCATCCCATGACCATCAAATTAAGTCTTAAAATCGATCAATGTAAACTAATCCGACAAATCAACATCGGACGATCCACCGCCATCACCGCCGCCGTCATCAAAGTCCTCGTCATCGGAGGTCTCATCCTCAGACGTGTGATCCTTATCGACTTCCATAGCACGCCGATTATTTTCCTAGATACACAAGTTTAATTAAactagttaaaaagaagaaacaaaatttaCATGTGAATGAAACAAATAATTAAACAAGAAGGTCAAAAATTATACCTCCGCAACACGAGCTTCCGTCTTTTGAACGATATCTTCAATCAAGGAGCCCACGATATGCACGATCTCGCCACCGAGGCCTCGAGAGCAGTACGTGCGAATATAGCTATCCCCGCATCGGAAAGTTGGCGAGCAAACCGATTTAGATTAGCACGGATCTCCGTAAGCACATTCCTCACGATGGCAAGATATACATTATTGGGGATGGCTTCACGTTGTCTCGGAGCGGATGGGGATGAGCCGGCTTCATTCCGTGTGGAATCTCGGTACCGGGTAGCAAGTGTAGGCAAGAGACCGGTGGCCCGAGCATTGGGGAACCCCACCACATAATTCTTTTTCGGCCTTGTACCTTGGGGGACCTCCAAGGCTTCATCCACCAATCCCACGACTCATCCCGATCACCCGTTTGTGTAACCTCCACGGGCATGCGCTCGAGAATGGCGACATATCGTTCCTACAAAttcatttaaaacaattaacgatgcatttaaaatcaaataaaaatgcatataaaatcacatataaaaatgcatttaaaatcacataaattcatataaaatcacatattaacgttacatttaaaatcacaaaaaaatgcatataaaatcacatataaaaatgcatttaaaatcacataaatacatataaaatctcATATTAACGatgtatttaaaatcacataaaaatgcatttaaaatcacatgaaaatacatataaaatcacatattaacgatgcatttaaaatcacataaaatgcatataaaatcacatataaaaatgcatttaaaatcacataaatacatataaaatcaattattaacgatgcatttaaaatcacatagaaatgcatataaaatcacaaaaaaatgcatttaaaatcacatgaaaatacatataaattcacttattaaagatgcatttaaaatcacataaaaatacatataaaatcacatataaaaatgcatttaaaatcacataaatacatataaaatcacatattaaagatgcatttaaaatcacataaaaatgcatataaaatcacataaaaatgcatttaaaatcacatgaaaatacatataaattcacttattaaagatgcatttaaaataacataaaatgatcataaaatcacataaaaattacCGCAATACGCATGGTGGCCAGTGTAGTGTAGACGGGACTTTCCGGATCGGATCCAACTTTCCTATGACATTTACCCCACACCTCGAGTCTCGTCGGCTTTTTCTTATTTTTGTTCGTCAAAACCTTTAAAAATATTAAACAACTTATATTAGCACGTCTGAATAATTAGTTGATTATATTAAATATGGCGaacgtgtatgtatgtgtgtgtgatggaatataataatattacCTCCCGAACTTTATTGAATGATCTTGCACCGGCACTATGCAATCTTTCAACTTGTTGTCGGTTGGCGGATCCAACCGATGACCGGTGCAAGTGACCTTCGTTCTTCTCCCAATACTCCAAAAGGTCCTTCCAAAAAGGAACGGACCAATAAGGCGGCTTCAAAGACAACTTGCTCACACTTTCCTCCCTTGTTTTTCGGTCCACCCTCTTCTTAAGCTCGTTCAGTCCTTTTTATCATCACTTTAATGTGATCTTCCATAATTTTTCGGGCCTTTGAATGGCTTTGCCTCTTAAGATGcctataatatttctaaaattgcaaaaaaagaaaacaaagataaatgcatcataaaatcaagaaataaatgacaattacaaaaaaaattgaattttaacTTACTTGAAACTCCTCAACTCTTGCATTCAACCAACCCGGGTGACGTTCTTCGATATCTGTATAATTGTAACGCCTAAGAGGCCACTTCTCCCGAATCATAGCCAAAAGCGTTTTCTTAGCCGTATCATCTTCAATACTATATtttaaacaaaagaaaacaataaacattaacaattcacataacaatattgaacaatgaaccaaaaatataaacatataggaataatgcaatttaaaaactttttaactTACTGTCCATCGGAGATATTAATGCGATATGGCTTCAATGGCGGTTTCTCTCCATATGCCACTCGAATGTGATCGAGGTCGCCTTCCTCGCCATTCTCACTCCTCCCCATTTGTCATGTGCCGAGTCGGATCATTCGGGTCCGAATCCGAATCCGTCGGCTCATCCCGCAAATGCAAATTCCCTCCTTTTCCCTTTGCACCCTTCTTACTCGCGACTTTGGCCTTTCCCTTGGCCTTTGACTTCCCCTTATATTTTTTCCTGCTCCTTGtctttccccttcccttttttCGCCATCGCCAACATCACAAGTCTTATTATAACCAATGTCAACATCCAAGCAAAAAGATCCTAAAATAAGCaataaaaatatattagccaATATGAAAACAAACAAATCGATGAAACGACTTGCATTAGTAAATCACAttacataaaaatgcatttaaaatcatttagaaatacatataaatttacatattaacgatacatttaaaatcacataaaaaatgcatataaaatcacataaaatgcatattAAATCACATTACATAAACATATATTCAACAAATTGACAAAACTGATGAATCTTTTCCATGCAAAATTTTACatgaaaactgaaaaatcatatgAACTTCAATTGGAAGTGAAAAAATTCAATTTAAGTGAGAATCATACATTAACAAACACAAAAAACAAATTACTAACTTTGAatcatatatacacatacataaaATACATACACATAGATACTTATATAATCGAGTAAAAAAAAGTACATAATCGAGTAAAAATCTTACATCGAGAGTGAAACCGGAAGCAAAGAGAGATGATTTGCGGGTATTTTGTGGATTAAACGCCATTGATTTGAGTTTGGAGGATAATTTTAGTGtatatttgagagagagagagagaataaagagaatagagagatagagaaagaagaaagaatgaatggttttttttatttataacagaCTTAAAACCGACCGCCTAGTTGGTCGGTTTTGTCCTTGGACCCTGTACAACATGCAAAACGACGTCGTTTTGTAAAAGGTGGGGTTTTAATTTTTCACCAAAAAAACCCGCATTTTTGTAATAGATTAAAACCGACCGCCTAGTCGGTCGATTTTAATATAGAGTGGTCGGTTTTATGccattaatttttttaattttagggtttagggttcagagtttagggtttaggggttaaaaacccctaaattaaaaaaaatcttataaaaacatgattattattatttaaatagcctaatttttggtacatttgcTCGTTTTTACCGCGTCGGtccatccgtacggttcgatcatgtgtatttcataatttttattttttattaattatttcacttttttaatcaaaattactaattttcttataaaaatgtatttgtaatcgttcaaatgtgctaattttttgtgcattaacatattttgacatgaagttaatatccgtacggttcaattgttaaaaataaattttaaaattatacttataGTAACGAATGGTAAGTTCAACTTATTCTGTCTACAGAATGCCGACATACTTACTgaaataattatattccataaaatttttgattataatattttttaaatagcctaatttttggtaTATTTGTTCATTTTCACCGCGTCAGTCCATTCATACGGTTCGAtcatgtgtattttatattttatatttttttagtttttactTAAATTTGCTAATTTACCTATAAAAATGTAATGGTACTCGTTAAAATgtgctaattttttgtgcataaatatattttgacatgaagttaacatccatacggttcgatcgttgaaaataagtattaaaaatgTATTTTAACCAAGACTGCTAAAACCGACCGAGGTCAAATGTGCAAAGTggtcggttttatttcagaagcAAATTTAATTCTTATAACCGACCACCTTAAAACCGACCACCCCTTTAAGGAGATGGTCGGTTTTATCAAGAAGGTGGTCGGTTTTAGGCAAGGAGACGGTCGATTTTCTGGGAAATATTATGGtcaaatattatgattttttggcCCTAACCGGACGTAAACGCATAAAAATTTAGCATTAAAACAAAAAATTCACAAACCCATTAAAAATTTACAATAACTTATAAATAAAGTATCCTAATCAttacaaaatttactaaaaatcatctttaaaataCAAATGACGTTATTCAAAATCGTCAAAACCATCATCATCATCTTCGTCATCATCATCATTCTCATTGTCACCTTCACTTATTTCTTCCTCTGCTTCATTTTCATCTTCGTCATCCTTCAAATCGTCTTCTTCGTCTTCTTCACGTCGAATAAATGATATTTGTCCATATTGCGCAAAATCGACAAAGAGCGAAAACAAGATCGATGCATTAGATCTATCTTCGTGAAAAGCGTCCTCTATATCATTTTGCGCAACGATAGATTCATCAATTGGGCGACTTTTAGATTTGACCACCGTATATATTTTCGCTTTTGGATCCAATACACTAGGAACATAATATACTTGTGAGGCTTGACTAGCTAAAATAAAAATCTCATTTGACTTCAATCTTGAAGTCGTATTAATTGTAATCACATGATTCTTATCAATCCTCACACCATTACCAACACTATCAAACCATATTCATTTGAACAAATATACATGATTGCATCCTTGATAAATAAGTCTAATAATTTCTTGTAGTTGACCATAATAATCAAGATTATTTCCGTGCAAATTTCCTTTAACAACAATACCAGAACAGGATGCagattttattaaaaatttatatccattaacttcacaagtctcaaaagtcataacttttaataccGGCCCTTCAAGTAAGTCCCTAAAACGAGGTCCTTCCACCTCATCTTTATCAACCTAAAAATAATTCAAATCGATGAGACGTTGTAATTATAAGAAATTAAAAAAACAAATCATGcaaattaaaaatagataaatacctTTTATTTAAACCAAGTTTTATATCGACTTTTGACAATACGATATAAATCTTGAGGTGTTGTTTCCGGGCGTTGTCGCATAACACGATCTTggtacttcctaaaatataaacaaaaattaacaaaaatcatGCATGTGTCATTAACAAAAATTATTACGCATATTTTTTAAAGTAAGATTTTGGTACCTTAGATAAGGTTGAACTTCAAAAGAGTTTAAAAGAACATATTCTTCCGCTAACTCTCGTTCATCATCACTCATGTATCGAGTTCCTTCCTTTCCAAGAGATTGAATTGGATATTTGAACACTTCTAAATTCTCAGAATTTTGCACATCAAACAAAACCTCGTTACGACGTACCTTATAATGGATCGTGTCAGAGGCAAAATAAAAAGAATAAATATTAAGAATCTCCTCCTCCATATATCGTTCGGAAATTGACCCCTCAACCCTTACTTTATTACcgactttttgttttaatttgccCAACAGACGTTCAGTCGGATACATCCAATGCCAATAAGCAGGTCCAGCAAGTCTAATTTCTTCGGCTAAATATACAACCAAGTGTTGCAtcgaatcaaaccaactttgagGAAAAATTGTTTCCAACAAACACAACACTTTGATAACCGATTTTTCCATTATTTCCAAGTTGGTTTTTGTAACCACGGATGAACATAAATCTCGAAAAAAGTTAGAAATTATCGTGATTGCATCGACAATAGGCGCCGGTAGAAGTTCACGAATTGCGAGAGgcaataatttttgaagaaaaaggTGACAATTGTGCGATTTGAATCCATAAAATGTACACTCCTCAACATTGCAACAACGTGATATATTTGAGGAATAACCATCCGGAAGTTTTAGTGAATTAATCCATTCACACAAAAGTTTACGTTgttttctagtaagggaataaTGTGCTTTAGATGAATTTCCTTTCTCATCGATCCACAAATGTGGTAACACCCCAAAATGCTTGCAATCCGCTCTTGCTTTTTTATGATCT
Encoded here:
- the LOC141664534 gene encoding uncharacterized protein LOC141664534, translated to MCRIPRCQYLFLLCVEGLSLSLKSASENGSISGCRINRSAPAITHLLFADDSFLFFKATTLETKAIQEILSSYKRFSGQAVNFQKSAIFFNANVHRDKQMEIKQTLGVFNDIGNSKYLGLPSLIGRSKKTVFRYLKDRVFLKIQSWSSKLLSRAGKAIMIRNVAQMIPTYTMSCFMVPKTLCQEIERLMNAFWWKSNVSTGKGIRWCAWDKISMSKKSGGLGIKKPPKLFLSASRNPTSN